The nucleotide window CAACAATTCGTAGCAGTCTCTCTTTTTCCATCATATCATTTATAAATAGGGGTAGGGGATTTAAAAGTTTCCTCTCAATGGATAAACTTTTAACCATTCAGCATATCCTAAGGGAATGATGAAGCTTCACATAGGCATTGACGACACGGATTCACCGGATGGAATGTGCACCACTTATCTAGGTGTCCTGCTGTATAGAGAGATTTCCAGGGTAGCGGAGCCTTTAGACCTCCCAAAGCTCATCCGTCTAAACCCAAACGTGCCGTACAAGACCAGAGGTAACGGGGCAGTGGCAATGAGTTTTGAAGTTGAAGATGACGATATGCCAAAGATAAAAAGGCTTGTTCTGGATATGGTTGAGGAGTTATCAGACTTTAATCATGAGAACACAAACCCTGGAGTCGTATTTCTGGAGGGAGAAATTCCCAGAGACTTGGAAGAGTTTACGTACAGGGCTATATGGGAGCACGTTACCATTGAGGAGGCTGAAAAAGTTGCAAGGGAGGTAAATGCAGAAATTCACAAGTTCAAGCTCGGCAGGGGTATAATTGGAGCCCTTGCGGCAATCGGCCACCCGCTGAAGAACTTTACCTATGAACTCCTAGCATACAGGAAAAGGGAATTCTGGGGAAGTAAAAGAAGAGTCAAGGAAGATAGTGTTTTTGAAACCGATAAATTAACTTATCCCTTCACATATGATAACGTCGACCCCTTCAAGGGGAGCGTTCTGATAACTCCCCACGGAAAAGACCCCGTTCTGGTTGGAATTAGGGGAATAGATAAGAATCGGGTTTTGTGGACATTTGAAAACATCATTATTGAAGAACCCGTAGAGTTCTTCCAGATTTATAAAACAAACCAAAATACAGACGACCATTTGAGGTTTAAAAAGATCGGCGAATTAAAGCCCTTGGAGAGTGCCGTTGTAAGGGGGAGAGTCAGCAAAGAGTACTGGGAGAAAGGAAGGCACGTGTTTTTCGAGCTGAGTGATGATACCGGCACAATCAGGGTTGCAGCCTTT belongs to Thermococcus bergensis and includes:
- the tiaS gene encoding tRNA(Ile2) 2-agmatinylcytidine synthetase TiaS, which produces MKLHIGIDDTDSPDGMCTTYLGVLLYREISRVAEPLDLPKLIRLNPNVPYKTRGNGAVAMSFEVEDDDMPKIKRLVLDMVEELSDFNHENTNPGVVFLEGEIPRDLEEFTYRAIWEHVTIEEAEKVAREVNAEIHKFKLGRGIIGALAAIGHPLKNFTYELLAYRKREFWGSKRRVKEDSVFETDKLTYPFTYDNVDPFKGSVLITPHGKDPVLVGIRGIDKNRVLWTFENIIIEEPVEFFQIYKTNQNTDDHLRFKKIGELKPLESAVVRGRVSKEYWEKGRHVFFELSDDTGTIRVAAFEPTKGFRKYVRMLIEGDEVIAAGGVKEFEGVLTLNLEKFYPIKLAEKIVYEKPKCPKCGGTMKSKGDYLKCKECGHRMPKVLIPKRLPRQLEKKIYEVPPDARKHLSRPLVLPLGEEKILEAAERN